GGTCCAGCAGGTCGGCGACCAGGATCGCCGCCTGGTCGAGCGCGTTGCTCGCCGAGGCGTCCACGTCGAGGGACACCGTGCCCTCGGCGACGATCTCCTGCGCGGTCGAGGCGAGCGCCGCCGAGATGTGCTTGTGCCCGAAGTCGATCCCGACGAGATGCCCCGGAGGGCGGCGCGGCGACAGCCGTGACGACGGCCTGCCGAGTCCCGTGTGGTCGGTGGCCTCGTGCTCCTGCACCAGCCCTTTGGCCAGCAGGCCCCGGACGATCCCCGCCACCGTGCTCGGTGCGAGGCCGGTCCGGTGGCTCAGCTCCTGCCGGGTCGCGGGGAAGGACTGGTTCAGCGCGTCGAGGATCGCGCGCCTGCTGCGTTCGATCCGCTGGTTCGGTGTGGTGGACACCAGCCAAGCGTACCTAATTTGGATGCTTAATGCACTAATTAAATCACATTAAGGGTGTTGACCAGAGTATTTTCTGCCATCTACCGTCACGGGACATGTCGCGGAGTCTTCTCCGTCGCATCACCACCCCGTTAGAAGAGGCATGCATGGAACGTAAGAAGGCCGAGCGGAGAAGTAGACGGGCGGGACTGCTCTCGATGACGGCGGCCGTCGTGGTCTCCGGAGGGATCGCGGCGGCGCCGGCGCCGGCGCTGGCCCAGGAACCCACACCCGCCTCCACTGCCCTCACCGAGGTCACCGGGGAGAGCGCTCAGGTCGTTAAGTCGCCGGACGGTGATCTGCGGGTCGCGGTCACCACCGTCGGCGGGCGTCTCACCTACAGCGTGACGAAGCATGACAAGACACTCGTTGGTGCGTCCGGGCTCGGTATGGATCTCGCGGGACGACCCAGCCTCACGCAGGGCATGGCCATCGAGTCCGTCGAACGGCGCACGATCGACGAGACGTGGAAGCCGGTCTGGGGGACGTCGAGCAAGGTCAGGAACCACGCGAGGGAGCTCACCGTCCACGCGGTCCAGGCCGGCACAGGGTTCAAGCTCGACCTGGTGTTCCGGGTCTTCGACGACGGGGTCGGCTTCCGCTACCACTTCCCCGACCAGCCTGGCCTGGACGCCTACACCGTCACCGCCGAGCAGACCGAGTTCGCCCTCGACCCCGGCGCGCGGAGCTGGTCGATCGCCGCGGGCAAGACCTGGTCCGCCGACGAGCAGCACTACCGCGACCTGCCCCTGTCCGGCGTCTCCACCGCCCAGACCCCCATCACCGCCTCCTCCGCCGCTGACTCCTACGTGGTGGTGCACGAGGCCGACCTGACCGACTACCCCAGCATGACGCTGAAGTCGGTGCCAGGACGGCCCGGCCGGTTCTCCAGCGACCTGATCGCCCTCCCCGACGGCACCAAGGCCAAGCTGAACGGCGCGTTCTCCACGCCCTGGCGCACCCTGACCGTGGGCGAACGCCCCGGCGACCTGGGCGAATCCCATCTGATCGAGAACCTCAACGACCCGTGCGCGATCTGCGACGACACGTCCTGGATCAAGCCCGCGACGTATGTGGGCGTCTGGTGGGAGCTCCAGCGCAGGCAGACCACCTGGAATGCCGGGCCCAAGCACGGCGCGACCACCGCACGGGTCAAGCAGTACATCGACCTGGCCAAGGAGGCGGGCGCGAAGTTCGTGCTGGCCGAGGGCTGGAACACCAACTCCGGCGGCACCTGGGCGGGCCAGGACTTCCTGACCCCGCAGGCCGACTTCGACCTCCCCGAAATCCTCCGTTACGCCGCCGACAACGGCATCGGGTACATCGCGCACAACGAGACCCGGGGCGACATCGACTACTACGACCAGAACCTGGAGAAGATCTTCTCCAGGTACGAAGAACTCGGCATCCACGCGATCAAGACCGGCTACGCCACGAAGTTCCTGCTCGGCGGCGTCAACCGCAGCCACTACGACCAGGAGGCCGTCCGCCACTACCAGCGGGTGATCGACGCGGCGGCCCGGCACCGCCTCACGGTCAACGCCCATGAGGCGATCAAGCCTACCGGCCTGGCGCGCACCTACCCGAACATGATGACGGGCGAGGGCGTCGCGGGCATGGAGCAGCAGAACTACATGGGCGTCAACGGCAACCCGCCCGCGCAGGCCACGATCCTCCCCTTCACCCGGTTCATGGGAGGACCCGCCGACTACACGCCCGGCGTTCTGAACGTCACATGGGACCCGGCCCGGCTCGGCACCCGCGTCCAGACCACCTCGGCCGCACAACTCGCGCTGTACCCGACGTTCTTCAGCCCGCTGCAGATGCTCGCGGACACCCCCGAGAACTACACCGCCCACCCCGGATTCGCCTTCCTCAAGAACATGCCCGCCACCTGGGACGAGACCCGCGTCCTGGACAGCGTCATCGGCGACTACACCACGACCGCCCGGCGCAACGGCGACACCTGGTACCTCGGCGCGATCACCGACGAGAACGACCGGACCCTCCAGGTGCCGCTGTCGTTCCTCCCCAAAGGCACCTTCGTGGCGGAGACCTACGCCGACGCCCAGGAGACCACCTGGAAGAGCGGCCCGCTGCCCGTCGAGATCCGCAAGACCCTGGTCAGATCGTCCACCCGGCTGTCGATGTCGCTGGTCGCCGCCGGCGGCCAGGCGGTCAGGATCAGGCCCGCGACCGCCGAAGACCTCGGCGACCTCCCCTGGTACACCACGCCCCGCGCCGGTTACGGCACCCCCGAAGCCGTGCTGGACCCGGCCACCCAGCAGCTCACCGTGAAGGCCCAGCTCACCAACACCGGCAGCACCGTGGCAGAGTTCCAGACCCAGGTGTTCCTCGACGGCCGCGCCGCCGGCGATGCCCAGCGCGTCCGCGTCGCGGGCGGCGGAGCCCGGACCGTCGAATGGACACTGCCTGCCTCCGAGGTGCCCGACCAGGACTTCCGGGTCGAGGTCGGCGCACCCACCGGCGAGCGCGGTAAATCGGTCCGCACAGCACAGACGCGTTCGCTGCTCGGCCTCGTCCGGGAACTGCGGAAGTCCGGCGAGGTGACCTCGTCCGCGATGGCGCTCCTCCAGCCCACGATCACCAGGGCCGAGAGCCTGCTCCGCAAGGGCGACCCGACCGGCCGCCTCCTGGCCCTCCAGGAAGTACGCCTCGCCCTCTACGGTCTCCCCCTCACCGAGGTGACCGCGCAGGCCCGCACCGCCATCGACGACCAGCTCACCACCCGACTCGACACACCGGAAGCGCTCTTCTCCCTCGCCCTGAAGGTGCGGCTGGCAACAGACACAGGCACCCTCAGCCCGGCCCTGTCCGGCAGACTCGCCCTCGAGGTCAAAGCCGCGATCATCGCAGCAGTCGCCAACGACCCGGTGGGGATGCGGGAAGCCCTCAACCGGTTCACCGCCGTGGTCAACGCCGAGCCGATCGCCCCGGACGTCGCGGCGGACCTGCTGTCCGTCAGCGGACTTCTCGCCGCCGGCCCCCGCAAGATCGAAGCAGAGTCCGCACAGCTCATCAGCGGCGCGTGCCTGCGCACCGACCACACCGGCTACACCGGCACCGGCTTCGTGGCCTGTCTGAAGACCAAGGACAGCGGCGTCCGCTTCAACGCCTCGGCCACCGCCGACGGCCTGTACACCATCCACCTCCGCTACGCCAACGGCATGGGCGCCACCCAGACCATGACCCTCTCCAGCGGAACGCAGTCCCTCCAGCTCCCGCTACCCGCCCTGCAGAACTGGGACACCTGGTCCGAGCACCAGGTCAACCTCCGCCTCACCAAGACCACCCCGCTGACCTTCGTGTACGGCCCCAACGACAACGGCAACGTCAACCTCGACTCCATCAGCCTCGAACCCACCCCAGGTGTCATCCACCGATAACCCGCAACACCAAGATCTCCGGATTCTGCGTGGCCCCGCCAGCGGACACCGGGACCGGGACCGGCGAGTCCGTTGACGGTGCGGAGCGGCAAGCTCGGTCCCTTCAGGGTTGAGAAGCCGACGGGTTCTGTTGCGTATGCCGGGGAAGCCACACCCGATCGACGTCGGGCGGAAGAAAGCTCTGCTGTAGATGCGAGACAAGCCTCCGCAACCCGGGGTGCCGGCTCCCGGAGGTAGACGAACCCGGCGTCGATCTCTCCGCCGAGGGGAACGCCATGCGCTCGCTCATGCGGCTGATGAAGCCCGGCACCTTCGAGGACATCACCGCGGTTACCGCCCTGTACCGGCCGGGCCCGATGGGCATGAACTCGCACACGAACCACGCGCTCCGCAAGAACGGTCTGCAGGAGATCACCCCGGTCCATCCGGAGCTGGAGGAGCCGCTGAGGGAGGTCCTGGACCTCACCTACGGCCTGGTCGTCTACCAGGAGCAGGTGCAGAAGGCCGCCCAGGAGCGCGAGATGCTCGGCCTGTACGTCTCCGACCACCCCCTCTTCGGCATCGAGCACATCCTGTCCGACAAGGCCGACGCGGCGATCGCCCAGCTCACCGCCGGGGAGCACGCCGACGGTGCGATCGTCACCATCGGCGGCATCATCTCCGGCCTGCAACGCAAAATGACCGAACAGGGCAACGCCTGGGCCATCGCCACCGTGGAGGACCTGGCCGGCTCCATCGACTGCATGTTCTTCCCCGCCACCTACCAGCTCATCTCGACCCAGCTCGTCGAGGACACCGTGGTCTTCGTCAGGGGCCGGCTCGACAAGCGCGAGGACATGCCGCGCCTGGTCGCCACGGTCTGTCCCGAGTTCTGGGCGGATCTCAAGGCGGCGGTGGCCGTGACCCAGACCACGTGACACACCCGCACGCCGTTGAGACGGCGTGTCCGCCAGCGGTGTTTGCGCCGCCGGGGAGCGGCTGCGCGTCTCGCGTGAGGTGCGCGACATCGCCGCCCGCACTCTGGCCGTCGTCGGCGCCCACTTCGGCCACCGCGTCGGCGAGGGCAGTCGCCGAACGCGCCACCGACGCCCGGATTGTCCTTCTTCGCACCAGTTCGGCAATGCGCACTACTCCCCGTGCAGTAGCGGTCCCGCCGTGTCTGCGCTCCCTGACGTAGCCGGAGAAGTCTTCCCAGGTACGACGACCGCGGTGCCCGGAAAAGCGAGGATCTCAGTACGAGACCGCTCACGGAGGGAACCGAGATGACGCATCGCGCGCAGCCAGACGCCCCGCGGCCCGTAACGAGCCGATGAACCGCCAAGGAGACAGACCCATGCCCACTCCTCGCTTCTTCCCGATGCTGCGTGTCGCACTCGCCCTGCAGACGGCCGCGCTCCTGATCCAGGCGATCACCGCCGGGCTGCTGCTGTCCACGCCCGGAGGCCGGGCGATGCACAGCATCTCGTCGGCTGCGGTGGTCGCGACCGCGCTGCTGTATCTCGTCGCCGCGATCCTGGTGCGGCGGCCCGGAGGCGGCTTGCCGCGCATGATCGTTCCCGCGGTCGCCATGGTGGTCTTCGTCCTGGTCCAGGCGATGCTCGGCGTGGCGCACATGAAGGCCCTCCACGTGCCGCTGGGCGTGCTGATGTTCGGCGGGAGCGTCATGCAGCTGGTCCGGGTCTGGTCGCGTCCCCAGCCCGTCGTGGCCGTCACGACATGACGCTGACGAGACGACAGGCACTGCGCCTGTTCGGCGTGGGAGCCGCGGCCGCGATGGCCGGAACCTCCGGGTGCTCACTGCTCGGCAGGACCCCGCAGGCCCGGCTGCTGGCCAGCACCGCACCGCTGCCCAAGCCGTTCACGGTGCCGCTCCCGACGCCGATGGTGGCCAAGCCATCGCGGACCGACGGCCACAGCGACTACTACGACCTGACTCAGCGCGCGGCCGACCTGGAGATCCTGCCGGGCCTGCGCACCAGGATCTGGGGGTACGACGGGCAGTTTCCCGGGC
Above is a genomic segment from Streptosporangium album containing:
- a CDS encoding glycoside hydrolase family 97 catalytic domain-containing protein, with the translated sequence MERKKAERRSRRAGLLSMTAAVVVSGGIAAAPAPALAQEPTPASTALTEVTGESAQVVKSPDGDLRVAVTTVGGRLTYSVTKHDKTLVGASGLGMDLAGRPSLTQGMAIESVERRTIDETWKPVWGTSSKVRNHARELTVHAVQAGTGFKLDLVFRVFDDGVGFRYHFPDQPGLDAYTVTAEQTEFALDPGARSWSIAAGKTWSADEQHYRDLPLSGVSTAQTPITASSAADSYVVVHEADLTDYPSMTLKSVPGRPGRFSSDLIALPDGTKAKLNGAFSTPWRTLTVGERPGDLGESHLIENLNDPCAICDDTSWIKPATYVGVWWELQRRQTTWNAGPKHGATTARVKQYIDLAKEAGAKFVLAEGWNTNSGGTWAGQDFLTPQADFDLPEILRYAADNGIGYIAHNETRGDIDYYDQNLEKIFSRYEELGIHAIKTGYATKFLLGGVNRSHYDQEAVRHYQRVIDAAARHRLTVNAHEAIKPTGLARTYPNMMTGEGVAGMEQQNYMGVNGNPPAQATILPFTRFMGGPADYTPGVLNVTWDPARLGTRVQTTSAAQLALYPTFFSPLQMLADTPENYTAHPGFAFLKNMPATWDETRVLDSVIGDYTTTARRNGDTWYLGAITDENDRTLQVPLSFLPKGTFVAETYADAQETTWKSGPLPVEIRKTLVRSSTRLSMSLVAAGGQAVRIRPATAEDLGDLPWYTTPRAGYGTPEAVLDPATQQLTVKAQLTNTGSTVAEFQTQVFLDGRAAGDAQRVRVAGGGARTVEWTLPASEVPDQDFRVEVGAPTGERGKSVRTAQTRSLLGLVRELRKSGEVTSSAMALLQPTITRAESLLRKGDPTGRLLALQEVRLALYGLPLTEVTAQARTAIDDQLTTRLDTPEALFSLALKVRLATDTGTLSPALSGRLALEVKAAIIAAVANDPVGMREALNRFTAVVNAEPIAPDVAADLLSVSGLLAAGPRKIEAESAQLISGACLRTDHTGYTGTGFVACLKTKDSGVRFNASATADGLYTIHLRYANGMGATQTMTLSSGTQSLQLPLPALQNWDTWSEHQVNLRLTKTTPLTFVYGPNDNGNVNLDSISLEPTPGVIHR
- a CDS encoding OB-fold nucleic acid binding domain-containing protein, with amino-acid sequence MRSLMRLMKPGTFEDITAVTALYRPGPMGMNSHTNHALRKNGLQEITPVHPELEEPLREVLDLTYGLVVYQEQVQKAAQEREMLGLYVSDHPLFGIEHILSDKADAAIAQLTAGEHADGAIVTIGGIISGLQRKMTEQGNAWAIATVEDLAGSIDCMFFPATYQLISTQLVEDTVVFVRGRLDKREDMPRLVATVCPEFWADLKAAVAVTQTT